The nucleotide window GCATCATGGCAGTTCTCGATAAACGTAATCGCCGTTCCGTCTTTTTCCGAGGTGAACCCTTTGACCCGGTTCTGAATATAATGCTCCTTCCACTCCTCGGCGAAAGTGATCACCAGTCCGCCCGGCCGAAGGTGCTCATAAGCCGTCACCAGCGCCGCTATCAGGTCATTGGGGGTAAGCATATAATTGACGGCATCATGAATCACGACCGGACTTAATATCACTCCCGCACAAACCAGTCCCGGCTTTTTCGCTCCGGGACCCGAAGCGGCAGTTTCTCCGGGTAACCCAGCGGCGTGACCGTGGCGACATAATGCTCCTTCGGGATTTGAAGCCTCTCCTTGATATCCTCCCGGTCCATGGCCGCGATCCAGCATGTCCCCAGCCCCTGGGTCCAGGCCGCCAGCATGAAATGGTACGCCGCGATACACCCGTCCTGCTCCGGCCGTTTGGTCAGCGATGAATCGGCGCAGATAGCCACCGCCATCGGCGACCCGGCAATCGGTCCAGTGCTCGACCCGCGCCGCTCCGATAACCATTCGATCGTCCCGCGGTCACGGATCAGCCGGAAATAGTACCCCTGGGTATTCAACGCTGTCGGTGCATACCGGCAGATTTCCAGAACCTTCGCCAGCACCTCATCGGGGATCGGACTCGGTTTGAATTTCCTGACCGACCGCCGGGTCACCAGAAGTTCTTCACCGTCATAGTACCCGGCCGTCCGGTGATTGAAATACTGGAATTCCAGACTCCTTCCCTCCGGATCACGGGCAAAAAACTGGTAGATGCCGTACTTCTCGTTATCGACCGGCCCCGAAACGGCGATATCTTTCAGCTTTTCATAATATCGGTCGACCTGCTCCCGGATCTCGAAAAAGAAAGTCAGCATCCCCTCCCGCTCGATCCGGTCGCGGTCACAAAACCCGAACAGCATATTCCCGTGCTTCAGGATAACACAATCGGCCTGCTCCAGCCACACCGTGCATCCGATCCGCCCGGTATAAAATTCCTTCAGTTGTTTCAGCATCCCGGTCTTAAAAAAGAATATCCCGCTCATCGTTTCCTCCGCTCATTCCTGCTTTCCGATAGTCTCGTCGATCGCCACTGCAATATAAATCAGACCGTCCGGAAACCGGCTGCATTGCTCGTACCCGGTCATGGTCACCAGAAAACGCCCCCGGGTAAAATTGAGATAATAGCCCTCCAGCGATGATTTATCCCCCAGTCCGGGAATCGTCCCGGTATCATCGGTTTTCTCACCGTATATTCCGGCCGCCGCCGAGAAATCGGTCATTTCGAAAATTTCCACGATTATCCGCGTATCGAGAAAATCGCGGTACTCGCATGTCACGACCTGCTTGAAACCGTACTTAAGATACAAATCCGCCCCGCCGTCGATATATAAGTACAAGTCTTCGCCGACATATACTTCCGCCGTATCGACCCTGCTCCAGCCCGGAACGGCATCATCGCCCGGCAGATATTTAATCAGCGGATTAACCGCCTTCTCTTTATCACTGGTACAATTTAGAACTGCCAAGGCCGCTGTCATTGAAAGGATTGCCAGTATAATATAATAGGCTTTTTTATTCACAAGTATTCCTTCCTGCTTGATAAAGATCCCGCGATTGATTTTCCTGGTCATACCTGTCCTCCGAATTTCCGGTTTACTCCAATATACGCCGGTCCCGCAAAATTGTCATTTATTTTAAAAGAGAAGATTATTACAGCAATCGAAAGAGCTGCTTTTTCAGGATTTAATTTATGATTCTAATTTCGACCCGGCCATTTTCACTCCGGCGCCTTCGGCTCGACCATCACCAGTTTCTCCCGCTCCACCGTCACCAGCCCCGGTTTAGCCTTGCGCGGTTTACGGACATATTTCTTCTGCGTATATATCACCGGCACCGTCTTGGAATTACGCGCTTTGGAATGGTACGCCGCGATCGCCGCTGTTTCCGCGATCTCACCTTTCGATGGTACAAAATTCTTATCCGGGAATTTCATCACCACATGCGATCCCGGGCATTGCGAGGTGTGGAACCACAGCTCGTATGGTTTGGCGTAGCCAAAGGTAGTGCTGTCGTTATCGGCCCCGTCCCTCCCCACAAAAATCGTCACCCCGCTGGAGAGCGTGTAATCCTTGTACGGTAACCGCACCACCGGAATCCTCCGCTCTGCCGCCGCCGGGATAATCCCCGCCAGCTCCGCCTCGTATTTCAGTACCGCCTCGTTATAACTCGTCTCGATCTCGGTGTACATCACCTGCGCCGCCTCCAGCTCCCGTTTGGCGATCTCCAGCCGCCGCTTGAGCAAATCCAGGGCGTCTTTGCCTTTGCGGTATTTTTTGAAATATACCTCGGCATTCTGGGCTGGACTTAACGATGGATCAAGCTCGATCACGATCGGCTTACCGCTTCCGTAAACATCGATCAGCTCGGCGTAATCGCTCCCCTTCTCGATCTTGGGAATATATATCTGGATCAACTCGGCGTACTTCCGATACTGCTCGAAATTCCCCGCCGACTCGAAATCCTCCTCAACTTTCCTGATCTTCCGCATCAACTTCTTGATATGCCGCTCCACCGCCGTTATTACCGTCTGCATCTGGCTGGCTTCGCTCCGTTCCGCCCGTCTGGTCCGGATGGCCGTGTAAACCGCAAACGACAGCGACTTGCACTTAACCCCTTCCTCGCCGCAGATACGCAGCTTAAATGGGTAGGCCAGGTTGCCGGTTTCGTGCGCGAAAAAATAACCGCTCGAGTAATCATCGAAAAATCCGCTGATCCGCTTGATTTTTCCTTCCAGCACTTCCAACTGCTCATCTTTCAGGGCGCAGGCCGCTTCACCATGTTCCATCCCGGCCCGTTCCAGAATCTCGTCGGTCAACACCTTATCAAGTCCCAGAATATTTTTGCGGATAGTATTCTCTACCGATTGATCCGACCGGCGGAATAATTCGATCAGATGCCGCAATTCCAGTTCCCGAGGATTAAGTTTATCCGGCGCCGGCGGCGGGGTATAAACCTCCCCCGGCTCGAATTTTTTGTTCCGCAGGGTTGCCATAATTTTATCATTGGCATCCAGAAGCCAGAAATTACCGTTGGGACCGATCGCCTCGACCACAATCGTAAACCGCTCGCCCTCTTTCTCGAGAATAATCCTGAAGATCCGGTCGAAATCGTACTGCGCCACCTCGACCACGACCCCTTCAAGGGCCGGCTGGAAAAACGGCCACGGTTTTTCTGATGTTTCCATCTGCACTTTACCCCGGGGAATCATAAATGCCCCGAAGGCCTGCGGGTGGTAGACCAGTCCCAGGGCCAATGTGGCTTTATCGTTCTTGAAATGGAGATAGGCCTCGCGCTGTTTTTTATAAAACTCGGCCTCTTTAAACGATGCCCCGATGATATTGGCTTTTAATTCCGCCACCAGAGAATGTATGTGCAACGCTGTCTGCATAGTCTGTATATAACTACCGATTTTATCGCCTCAAAAACAACAAAAATTCCGCAAAACTCGCCTCAAACAATAACCTCTTGAATCCCTGTAAGTTAAAAACCGGTGGCCCACGTCTTCAACCGAGCAGGTCTCAGAGCCTTGCGCTCCTGACTATTTTCTTCTACTTTGAGCTCCGGTGGCGCACCCCTTGGGGTGCGGGCCTGTTCCCCATCACTGATTTTATGGGTGGCAGATGCTCTCGTCCGCCAGCCGTAATCTCCCTGTCATCCCTGAAAAAAAGCCTTTCTTTCCCGAAAAAAGTCCGTCATTCCCGACCCGATCGGGAATCCATCTTCATCCCCTCTCGAGAGGGGTGGATCCGCCGCAGGCGGAGACGGGGTGTGTTATCCAATCCGCTTTACACACCCCTGAATCCCCTCTCAAGAGGGGACCTTAAACATTTTCCTGGGCGGCAACCCCCCGTTTTCCCCACCGCATCCCTGAAAAAAAGCCTTTCTTTCCAGAAAAAAGTCCGTCATTCCCGACCCGATCGGGAATCCATCTTCCACCCCTCTCGAGAGGGGTGGATCTGCCGCAGGCGGAGACGGGGTGTGTTATCCAATCCGCTTTACACACCCCTGAATCCCCTCTCAAGAGGAGACTTTGAACATTTTCCTGGGCGGCAACCCCCCGTTTTCCCCACCGCATCACCCTTAATCCATACCCTTCCCCGATTTGTATGAATACCCATACCTCCCGTATGCACCGGACAAAAATCACACCACTTATATACCAAATCCCACAAGAAACTTTTTTACTGATAAAACGAACCCATTTTCAAAAAATTTCCCAAAAGATGAAACGAACCCATTTCCCTCCCCCATCCCCCATCTGCCCCACAAAAAAACCGCCGGGTCAATGCCCGGCGGCGAACCTGATATTCCAATTTTCCCGGCGCTTATTTCTTGCCGTACTTGGCGATACCCTCTTTATACAAATTGCCGCCATGACAATCCAGCGCCACGATCACCGGAAACTCCTTGACCGTCAGTTTCCTGATCGCCTCGGCCCCGAGATCCTCATAGGCCACTATTTCGGCCGCCGTGATGGCCTTCGAGATCAACGCCCCGGCCCCTCCGACCGCCGCGAAATAAACCGCCTTGTGCTTTTTCATGGCCTCGACCACCTCCGGCCCCATCTCGCCCTTGCCGATCATCCCTTTCTGCCCGGCCGCGATAATTTTCGGGGTGTAGGCGTTCATGCGGTACGAGGTCGTCGGTCCGGCCGATCCGATTGCCTGACCCGGCTTGGCCGGGGTCGGCCCGACAAAATAAATAATCTGCCCGGTCACATCGAACGGCAGTTTTTCGCCCTTCTCGATCAGTTCCACCAGCCGCTTGTGGGCGGCATCACGGGCCGTGTAAATCGTCCCGGTGATCAAAACATTGTCGCCGACCTTCAAATCCTCAACCACCTTATCGGTCAGCGGGGGGGTGATTTTTTTCTTTTCCGACATGGTTTTATCTCCAGCTTCAATTATTCACGGTTACAGAACTATCTCTTTATGCCGCGCCGCATGGCACTGGGTATTGACCGCCACCGGCAACGAGGCGATATGGCACGGATGCACCTCGACATGCACATCAAGAGCCGTCGTGGTCCCGCCCAGCCCCTGCGGGCCGATCCCCAGCTTATTGATTTTATCGAGCAGTTCCAGTTCCAGGTCGGCGTAGAATTTGTTCGGGTGACGGTTTCCCACCTCGCGCAACAGCGCCTTCTTGGCCAGGTAGGCGCATTTTTCGAATGTTCCGCCGATCCCGACCCCGATTATCACCGGGGGACAGGGATTACCCCCGCTTCGGAGAACCCGGTCGATCACGAAACTCTTGACCCCTTCAATACCGTCCGATGGTTTCATCATCCGCACCTCGGACATATTCTCCGAACCGCCCCCCTTGGGCGCGATAATGATTTTCATTTTATCGCCCGGGACGATTTCGGTGTTAATGATGGCCGGAGTATTGTCGCCGGTATTCTTCCGCTCGATCGGGTCGCCCAGAACCGACTTGCGCAAAAACCCGTCTTTATAACCCTGTCGGACACCCTCATTAAGCGCCGCAGCGTAATCGCCGCCGACTATATGCACCTCCTGTCCCAGCTCCACAAAAAGAACCGCGTAACCCGTATCCTGGCACATCGGCGCCTTTTCATCATGGGCAATCCGGGCGTTTTCGATAATCTGGTCGAGAATATCCCGCCCCACCGGCGATTCCTCGTGCCCGCGCGCTTTCTTGAGTGCCGCCACCACATCCTCGCCCAGGTCGGTCGCGGCGTTCATCACCAGCTCCCGCACCGCTTCAGTTATCCTATCAGTCCTGATCTCACGCATCTTGTTTCTCCAGCTGAACCGTTTAATTTAAACTCTTCCTTATACCGTCAATTTCGCGAAGAGTTTTGTCGATTTTTAATCCTTGCTTTATTCAGGTTATGGAAAATAGCCAATTGCCGCCCGAATGTCAACATAGCCGAAATTCGATTGGGCATTTTAAATATACCGATAGTATCTTCTTCCCCCCGCGACCGGAAACGATTATATTGGGCCATGCCATACGCTGGAGAATTCGCCGCCCTGGGAACGGCCTTTCTGTGGTCGTTCACCTCGATCTTTTTTACCTCGGCCAGCCGACGAATCGGCTCCTATTATCTCAATAAATACCGCATCCCCTTCGCCGCCGTTTTCCTGGCCGTCACACTGCTGATTTTAACCGGCCGTCTTTTTCCCGAGGGGATCAGCAATACCTCGTATTACTATCTTATCGCCAGCGGCATTATCGGTCTCTCGCTGGGCGATCTCTGCCTGTTTTCAGCCTTCATAATTTTGGGGACCCGGTTGACCCTGCTGATCTTCGCCGCCTCGCCCATCATCACCGCCCTGATTGCCTGGATTATGCTCGGTGAGACTCTCGGCTTCTATGCCATCACCGGGATTGCAGTAACCATCTCCGGGATTGCCTGGGTAACTGCCGAACGGCAGATAAAAAACAATACTTCCGACCGGCCCTCATCCTCGAAAACCCTGGGCATCTTTCTGGCCCTGGGCGGGGCCGTCGGGCAAGCTATCGGGCTGGTTTTGGCCAAAGCCGGGATGGGCGAAAGTGTCGATCCCCTTCCGGCCACTTTCATCCGCATGGTTTCCGCCGCCGCGGCCATCTGGCTTTATGGCCTTTTCCGGGGCGATACCATCGGGACAATACAAAAAGCCCGCGATTATCGGGCTCTCCTTCTCGCCGCCGGAGGGGCCGTCTGCGGCCCGTTCCTGGGGGTCTGGCTTTCGCTCGTGGCCGTTCGCCACACCGAAACCGGGATCGCCGCCGCCATCATGGCCACCGTGCCGGTCCTGGTTATCCCCCTGGTGATTTTCATCTACCATGAAAAAGTCTCCTTCCGGGCCGTCTTCGGAGCCATCATAACTGTCGGCGGAGTGATGTTGCTGTTTATCTCCTGACACCGGTATTCATCAAATTAATGTCCGATTTTTCTCTTTTTAGTTTTTGACGATTACGTTTTCCGGCCGTCCCTTTGTATGTAACGAGGGATATGTATTCTCTAACAAGGGACGCTATCATGATAATCTACAGGAAGGCCCTCCCGGCCGTTGTTGTAATATGCCTGCTTGGGGCGGGAATCGCCGAAGTTGCTGGCCGGGAATTGTACGAACCATCGGGCACGATCGCCGCCAAAATCGGCTCCGACGTACCCTATACCGAAGTCGCCGTCCATAATATCGGCAAGCTGGGAATTGCCATCTCCAACCGTGGCAATTTCGGGACCGGTTTTATCGGGGATGTGGTCGATCCGGTCACCGGCGAAGCGGCGCCGTCGGGCAATTACCCGTACCCCGGTAATCTCCAGTATCATTATTCGGGATGTTTCTGGGTCGGGGCGGTGGTCGGTCGTGACACCCTGGTTTCGGTCGGCGCCGATGGCTGGCACCCTATTATGGAAATGTGGCCCGATCCGTATCCGAAAGGCGAAATTATTCGCCGTTCCATCTCCGATGAAGATGATACCGCGGCTGTTTCCGAACAGGATTTCATCGCCATTTATACCGACACTCTCACCAATCCCTCCTATGTAGCTTCGGATGATTTCGAGGGTCGCCCGCATCACCCCCTTAACATTGAAATTACTCAGAAAAGTTATGCCTGGAGTTACAGCTACGCCGAGGATTTTACCCTCTTTGATTATGAGATCAAGAATATCGGTCGCAGGAATTTGGAAAAGGTGTATATGGGAATCTACGTCGATGGGGACGTCCACTACCAGGGAGCCACCAGCGGATTCAAAGACGATATCAGCGGCTTTAAGGAGTCAGTTCCGGCGCCTGAGGGATGCGGTTTTCTGGATACCATCAGGATCGCCTATATCGCCGATAACAATGGCCGGGATGATGACAACCAGGGTTGTCCGACCACCTTCGACTTCACATCTGTGACCGGGGTCAGAGTGGTTCGGACTCCCAGCGATTCGCTGAAATTTTCCTATAACTGGTGGATATCCAATGGCGAAGATCCTCAGGATGATTTCGGCCCGCGCAAGGTCGGAACACCCAACGATCCGTTCCGGGATTTCGGCGGCTTTTTGGGAACCCCCATGGGCGATAAAAACAAGTACTATATCATGCGCCATGTGGAATTCGATTACGATCAGCTTTTCACCGCTCTTGATCATTCCGCCGATGGCTGGTTACCGCCGCCGGCCGCCGCCGCCGTTTATGCCAAAGGCTATGATACTCGCTATCTGCTCTCTTTCGGGCCTTTTGATATCAATCCCGGTGAGGTTTTACCGATTTCTTTTGCCTATGTGGCCGCAGAAGATTTCCACACCGACTGCGATGCCTATCAACGGCTATTCAGTCCCTATCATCCTGAAGATTATTATGACCAGCTGGGATTTGAGGATTTCGGACTTAACGCGCGCTGGGCGGATTGGATATATGATAACCCCGGAGTGGATACCGACGGCGACGGACTTGATTCCGGTTTATATCGAATTTGCGCCATGGAATCGATTCTTGTTTACGACACCATTGTGACCGATACCGGTATAATAATCGAAAAACATTATGAATATACGCTGGCCGACACCATGTGGTATAAAGGCGACGGGGTTCCCGATTTCCGGGGCGCTTCCCCCCCGCCTCCACCGGATTTTAAAATTTATCCCCGGATCGATGAATACCACCGGGGGGAATTTACCCTTCGCTGGAACGGATTCAGGACCGAAACAGCAAAAGATGTATTCAGCCAAAAAATCGATTTTGAGGGTTACCGGGTGTACTTCTCGGTTTCACCCATGATCAGTGAATTCGTTCTGCTCTCTTCATTCGATATACAAGATTACAATAAATACACCTGGAATTCCTCCCGGCGACTCTGGGAACTTCGCGATCCGCCTTTTAGTATCGATTCGCTCCGGGAACTGTATGGTCCCGGTTTCAGCCCGGAATATTATCACCGGGATAATCCCTTTTACTGGATCGACTCGGTTTTCTATTTTATCAGCCAGGACTGGAATCAATCCGATCTCCGGGATACCACCTGCATATATAAATTGTACCCCGATGAACCCCCGCCCACCGTCCTCAATCTCGATTCGGCGGCCGCCAATCACCCCGAGGAGTTGACCGAGGAGGGGCAATTCAAATATTTCGAATATGCCTATAAGATTCCCAGTTTACTTCCATCACAATTGTATTACGTATCCATCACGGCCTTCGATTATGGCGCTCCGTCGAGCGGTTTGCAGGCGCTCGAGAGCAGGATATCACTGAATATGATTTCCGAATACGCCCAGAATCAAACCAGCCTGGTGGAACAAGAGCAACTTGAAGTTATTGTCTACCCCAATCCCTATCGGAATGACGGTGAGTACCGCAGGAACGGTTTTGAAGGCCGCGGCCATGGTGATCTTCCGGATGACCGGGTTCGGACCATCCATTTTACCAACCTGCCCCACAAATGCACCATTCGAATATTTTCCATCGATGGCGATCTTATCAGGGAAATCGATCATGACTATCCGCTTGATGATCCCAAGAGCATGCATGATACTTGGGATGTAATCACCCGCAATACCCAGCCTCCGGCTTCAGGTATTTACTATTACTCGGTCGAATCGGAATATGGCAGTCAATTGGGGAAAATAGTTTTGATAATGTAAAACCTCTCACAGTCAGTGCCGTGGTTTGAACGAAGCCGCTTCACGATATGTTCAAAAGGACCCTGGAACAGCCCGTTTTGAACGCCGGAAGCGGCTTTTTTATACCGGGCTTTTGACTGGGTACTCAAGCTCATTGACAACGCTGATAAAATGAGCTATTAATATACTATAGCCGGACGGTAACCTGTCGAGCGTAATATGAAAAAGAGTTATGCCGGAAACCATATATTTATTATAATCCTGGTGTCTGTCTTGATGATTGTTGGAAACTCCCGGGGGCGCGCTCTTTATCAATCTGATTCCCGGCCGGTTCCGGTCGCGAAAGTGAATGCCGATGCCCCATATGTCATGTTCACCATTCACGATATCAATAAACTCGGTGTGACTATTACCAACATGGGTAGTATCGGGACCGGGTATATAGGCGAGGAGGTCACTGGATCCTCGGCTCCATCGTGCAATTACCCCTATCCGACCAATCTCAAATACATGTTTGCCGGGACTTTTTGGATCGGGGCGGTGGTTGGCCGCGATACACTGGTTTCGGTCGGAGCTGATGGCTGGCAGCTCACCCGTGAAATGTGGCCCGATCCATATCCCCGCGGGGAAATTGAATCCCATTCCATTATCGATCCCGAGGATGAGGAGGCGCTTTCGGAGCAGGATTTCATCGCCATTTACACCGATACCGTGACCAATCCCGGCTATGTTAGTATTGATCCTACCGATGGCCGCCCGCATCGCCCTCTCAATATTGAAATCACCCAGCGTTCCTACGGCTGGAGTTATTCTTATGCTGAGGATTTTATCCTCTTCGACTATTCCATCAAGAATATTGGCCGGCATGAGCTCGACCAGATCTATATGGGATTATATCTCGACGCCGAGGTAACGCCGTCCAGCGGCAATTATGATGATTTCACTGATGATATTTGCGGATTCAGACGCTATGTCGATTCGCATCAGGGATGTGGTTTTATCGATACCATCAATGTGGCTTGGGTGACCGACAACGATGGCCGCCCCGGAGTTCCTCAACCCTGCTCCTCAGGATTCGAGCTCACCTCGGTCCTCGGGATGCGGGTGGTTCGGACGCCATCGGACTCACTGAAATATTCCTTCAACTGGTGGATATCGAATCCCGATGCTTCGCTTGATTTCGGTCCCAGGATGGCCGGAACCCCTGTTGATCCCTTCCGTGACTTCGGCGGTTTTCTCGGCACGCCCGAGGGAGATAAAAACAAATATTATGTCATGCGCCATACGGAATTCGATTACGATCAGCTTTTCAGCGCCATGGACCATACCGCCGCGGGCTGGTTGCCGCCCTCGCCCGATGCCGCCAATTTCGCCGATGGTTATGATACCCGCTTTTTACTGTCATTCGGACCCTTTACCATAAGTCCCGGTGAAATCCTGCCGGTCAGTTTTGCCCTGGTGGCCGGAGCCGATTTCCATACCCGCTGCGAAGCGTTTGACGAGCTATTTAAAACCAACCCGACTCAGGCGGATCGCTATTACGATTATCTCAATTTCAGCGAACTGGGGAAAAACGCCATGTGGGCCTCGTGGATATATGACAACCCCGGTGTCGATACGGATGGTGATGGCGAAAATTTCGGTAAATATCGTATTTGCGCCTATGAATCAACTCTGGTTTTCGATACCATAGAATATGAACCGGAAATTGTAATCGAAACCAGCCTAGTTTATCTTCAGGCGGATACTCTCTGGTATGAGGGCGACGGTGTCCCGGATTTCAGGGGCGCATCGCCTCCCCCGGCACCTGTCCTGAGAATCCAACCTCGGATCGACGAATTTAACCAGGGAGAACTCAAAATCCTATGGAATGGATTCCTCTCGGAAACCACCAAAGATGTTTTCAGTAGCCAGGTCGATTTTGAGGGTTATCGGGTGTATATGTCATTATCCAACCTGGCCCGTGATTACATTGTCCTCTGCTCTTTTGATCTCCAGGATTACAATAAATATGTCTGGAACAGCCACCGCAGTCTTTGGGAATTGCTTGATCCGCCGTTTACTATCGATTCTCTGAAGGAGCTTTATCCGAATATCGGTGACCACCCGGAATATTATGGTCGCGACAACATTTTCCACTGGATGGATTCGGCTTTCTATTTCGCGGCTCAGGATTGGAATCAATCGGATCTTTCCGATAATCGGTATATTCACAAGATGTACCCCGATCAGCCGCCGCCGACCACTCTTAACCTCGACTCCGTGGCTGTTTATTATCCCGAGGAATTGACCGAAGAGGGTTACTTTAAATATTATGAGTACGAATATATTATCGATAGACTCCTGCCCTCCCGGCTCTATTATGTTTCGG belongs to Candidatus Zixiibacteriota bacterium and includes:
- a CDS encoding nitroreductase family protein, which gives rise to MSGIFFFKTGMLKQLKEFYTGRIGCTVWLEQADCVILKHGNMLFGFCDRDRIEREGMLTFFFEIREQVDRYYEKLKDIAVSGPVDNEKYGIYQFFARDPEGRSLEFQYFNHRTAGYYDGEELLVTRRSVRKFKPSPIPDEVLAKVLEICRYAPTALNTQGYYFRLIRDRGTIEWLSERRGSSTGPIAGSPMAVAICADSSLTKRPEQDGCIAAYHFMLAAWTQGLGTCWIAAMDREDIKERLQIPKEHYVATVTPLGYPEKLPLRVPERKSRDWFVRE
- a CDS encoding NFACT family protein: MHIHSLVAELKANIIGASFKEAEFYKKQREAYLHFKNDKATLALGLVYHPQAFGAFMIPRGKVQMETSEKPWPFFQPALEGVVVEVAQYDFDRIFRIILEKEGERFTIVVEAIGPNGNFWLLDANDKIMATLRNKKFEPGEVYTPPPAPDKLNPRELELRHLIELFRRSDQSVENTIRKNILGLDKVLTDEILERAGMEHGEAACALKDEQLEVLEGKIKRISGFFDDYSSGYFFAHETGNLAYPFKLRICGEEGVKCKSLSFAVYTAIRTRRAERSEASQMQTVITAVERHIKKLMRKIRKVEEDFESAGNFEQYRKYAELIQIYIPKIEKGSDYAELIDVYGSGKPIVIELDPSLSPAQNAEVYFKKYRKGKDALDLLKRRLEIAKRELEAAQVMYTEIETSYNEAVLKYEAELAGIIPAAAERRIPVVRLPYKDYTLSSGVTIFVGRDGADNDSTTFGYAKPYELWFHTSQCPGSHVVMKFPDKNFVPSKGEIAETAAIAAYHSKARNSKTVPVIYTQKKYVRKPRKAKPGLVTVEREKLVMVEPKAPE
- a CDS encoding Fe-S-containing hydro-lyase, which encodes MSEKKKITPPLTDKVVEDLKVGDNVLITGTIYTARDAAHKRLVELIEKGEKLPFDVTGQIIYFVGPTPAKPGQAIGSAGPTTSYRMNAYTPKIIAAGQKGMIGKGEMGPEVVEAMKKHKAVYFAAVGGAGALISKAITAAEIVAYEDLGAEAIRKLTVKEFPVIVALDCHGGNLYKEGIAKYGKK
- a CDS encoding fumarate hydratase, yielding MREIRTDRITEAVRELVMNAATDLGEDVVAALKKARGHEESPVGRDILDQIIENARIAHDEKAPMCQDTGYAVLFVELGQEVHIVGGDYAAALNEGVRQGYKDGFLRKSVLGDPIERKNTGDNTPAIINTEIVPGDKMKIIIAPKGGGSENMSEVRMMKPSDGIEGVKSFVIDRVLRSGGNPCPPVIIGVGIGGTFEKCAYLAKKALLREVGNRHPNKFYADLELELLDKINKLGIGPQGLGGTTTALDVHVEVHPCHIASLPVAVNTQCHAARHKEIVL
- a CDS encoding DMT family transporter, with the translated sequence MPYAGEFAALGTAFLWSFTSIFFTSASRRIGSYYLNKYRIPFAAVFLAVTLLILTGRLFPEGISNTSYYYLIASGIIGLSLGDLCLFSAFIILGTRLTLLIFAASPIITALIAWIMLGETLGFYAITGIAVTISGIAWVTAERQIKNNTSDRPSSSKTLGIFLALGGAVGQAIGLVLAKAGMGESVDPLPATFIRMVSAAAAIWLYGLFRGDTIGTIQKARDYRALLLAAGGAVCGPFLGVWLSLVAVRHTETGIAAAIMATVPVLVIPLVIFIYHEKVSFRAVFGAIITVGGVMLLFIS